One genomic window of Saccopteryx bilineata isolate mSacBil1 chromosome 4, mSacBil1_pri_phased_curated, whole genome shotgun sequence includes the following:
- the CXXC5 gene encoding CXXC-type zinc finger protein 5 has product MSSLSSGSQDTSGSSSSSSNSNGSSGSGPKAGAADKSAAVATAAPASVVDDAPPPERRNKSGIISEPLNKSLRRSRPLSHYSSFGGSGGGGGGSMMGGESAEKAAAAAAAASLLANGHDLAAAMAVDKSNPTSKHKSGAVASLLSKAERATELAAEGQLTLQQFAQSTEMLKRVVQEHLPLMSEAGAGLPDMEAVAGAEALNGQSDFPYLGAFPINPGLFIMTPAGVFLAESALHMAGLAEYPMQGELASAISSGKKKRKRCGMCPPCRRRINCEQCSSCRNRKTGHQICKFRKCEELKKKPSAALEKVMLPTGAAFRWFQ; this is encoded by the exons ATGTCGAGCCTCAGCAGTGGCTCCCAGGACACCAGCGGCAGTAGCAGTAGCAGTAGCAACTCCAATGGCAGCAGTGGCAGTGGTCCAAAGGCAGGAGCAGCCGACAAGAGTGCAGCGGTGGCCACTGCTGCTCCAGCCTCGGTGGTGGATGACGCGCCGCCCCCTGAACGTCGGAACAAAAGCGGCATCATCAGCGAACCCCTCAACAAGAGCCTGCGCCGCTCACGCCCTCTCTCCCACTACTCTTCCTTTGGGGGCAGCGGGGGAGGTGGTGGAGGCAGCATGATGGGTGGGGAATCTGCCGAAAAGGCTGCTGCAGCTGCAGCCGCTGCCTCCCTGTTGGCCAATGGGCACGACCTGGCGGCAGCCATGGCTGTGGACAAAAGCAACCCTACCTCAAAGCACAAAAGTGGTGCTGTGGCCAGCCTGCTGAGCAAGGCTGAGCGGGCCACGGAGCTGGCAGCTGAAGGACAGCTGACGCTGCAGCAGTTCGCACAGTCCACGGAGATGCTGAAGCGCGTGGTGCAGGAGCACCTACCGCTGATGAGCGAGGCGGGCGCGGGCCTGCCTGACATGGAGGCCGTGGCAGGCGCCGAAGCCCTCAATGGCCAGTCCGACTTCCCCTACCTGGGCGCCTTCCCCATCAACCCGGGCCTCTTCATCATGACCCCCGCGGGCGTGTTCCTGGCCGAGAGCGCGCTGCACATGGCGGGCCTGGCCGAGTACCCCATGCAGGGCGAGCTGGCCTCTGCCATCAGCTCGGGAAAAAAGAAGCGGAAACGCTGTGGCATGTGCCCGCCTTGCCGGCGGCGCATCAACTGCGAGCAGTGCAGCAGTTGTAGGAACCGAAAGACTGGCCATCAGATTTGCAAATTCAGAAAATGTGAGGAACTCAAAAAGAAGCCTTCTGCTGCTCTGGAG AAGGTGATGCTTCCGACAGGAGCCGCCTTCCGGTGGTTTCAGTGA